GTTCAATTATGAGTACTTCAACTGCAACATGAGGTATAAAAACGTGTTGGTTTTGTTTGCCTTAATTCTAGATGATAATGTGCTTATGTACATTTAACTGAAGAACAGCTTATCTTTCAAAATAATACTCCAAATGGTAACTTAAACGGTCAAAAGGCATATAAAAAATCAACTACAATGCAGTATATTTGCTGAACATAAAAACTAGTGATATCAACAACAATTGAATGACAAGTAAGCACCATGGCAATGGACTTTCACATGTATGGTTTCAAGTCCAGCCTACAATCTAGAAAAATAGCTTTATACACATGTTTGTATGATTTATATACAGACAATTCAATGCAAAGTTACCTAATATGTTTTGATCCATAATGgcagtttatttttgtatttcaaatttaaaacaacaatttaataggccattcaaaataattggcgtttaaaaatgttgatttcaaTACCCTATACACTGAAGAACACTGTAACTATTGAGGTTCAATTGTCTGATAAATTTCAAGGTTCAATTCAGTTTCAATCCATATTTACAATATTGACATGTGATAAGAGCCAGAACTGATTGTTATTGTCAAATCATGCATCACATCTCTGAAAACAATCCAAGCATTAGTTTCCAAGAATAGGTGCCCAGAGACCCAATGACAGTCAATAGGGGCCTACCTATTGTTCTGTTAAACGTACTTTTTTGTCTAAAATTTGAAAAGAGAAAGTTGGCTGCGAGATTGTAATTTCATTTATTAgccgtacatgtatgttgagaacGGGTAGtatgtaaaatattacctgtAGTTTAAGGCCATCCAGTTTTGTAAAGGTTTTCAAAAAAACTCTTTCacgtacacatacatgtataacagcAAACGTTGCAGGAGAATATTAACAGAAGCAGAGTCCAACAAACTCACACAGTTCAACCACAAAATAACTGCAACAATAAAGGGATTGTAAACTTAAAAAGCACAAGCTTGCCCCTCACTTAGATAAACACATCaaacatatttaaaataaaacagtggcaaaagaaaacaacagcaaTTTTGGTAATTCCATCCCATAATCTTATAGAAGTGTTTTCCTCAATCATTCTTATCTACAGGCATGTCGTATATGATCATCTTGGGTTTCCATAACCACTTGGCACTGAATCCAGATAAGATGGCATAAAAGTACAAGCTGATGGTGATTGCCATGACAACCACTAACAAGACAAGTACACTAGGGAAGTTGAATGACAAGCTCCCACACAATGTACACATCATTACTGAAATGAAAGACAAATAAATGTAATAAGAGCAATCTGTGTAAGTCAACATGTGAATACAGTAGACCATATGTCAGTAATGACACACCATGGACTTGGGATAGAATACatgtgacctgggcccaatttcatagagctgcttaagcaaaaattttcgcttaagcaaaaaattcattgcctagtaaaatcagattaccggccaagactccactccattgttatgctaagtaaacaacagctgaatactagtcataagcattgtatatggcatgaaattttggccagaaacatgtgtacaataagcgagctattttcatgcttcagcaaattttttggagctctatgaaattggcccagatAGAATGAAACAGTGTAATATCACCAATGCACTTACCtcattcatacatgtacacaatatagtagaccagccaaactttaaaaagtgctctagaaaaaaaaaccacggcatagtttgttaatggctggcatccatgctagatgtatggatcatgggctcgggaagacgattagggtggatgcccaacttgattttgaattttaaggtcattttggggtaaaaaggtcaaaaaaggtcaaaaatcaatattttcaaaatttacgtCAAAGGTATtcacatttgatagatctatccataaaatgtatttttaactttatgttgatactacaaacctaggtgattaacgtataaactttgaccttgtgcacaaatgtatagcaaaacgaagtgtaaaattgtgattatcttgaaaagggtacattttgagtacaccaattgtttttgcactccccatccccattggtgcatatattggtttcaaacaactttttttgaaaggtaaatatacccaggcagtttttgagaaaaaaaaataattcaaataccacctttATGTGGGGTCTTATcgactcattttaaggtcaaaatttcaaattaggcaaaaaatttgcattttttaaattttcacaaaatttgaaccCAAGTGATGGATCTAcccataaaatgtatttgtaaGTTAATGTTGATATGCCAAACGTATGTAATTGAcaaataaactttgaccttgtacacaaacgtatagcaaagcaaaacgtaaaagtgtgatcatcttgaaaagtgtacatttttagtatacCAGCGTTTTTTGCACTCAATGGTGCATTTATATGTTTcgaacaatgttttttaaaggttaatgtACCCAGGCAGTCTTTCGAGAAAAAACATTCTCAAATACCACCCTCGTGTAAGGTATTAttgaggtcaaaaagtgccaaaaaaatgtcaaaatttaatgtatttttatttttttcgccaaattttaccccaggcggcagatctatatacaaaaatagtttcatcatcaaaatgacatgccaagtctgtgaaattatgagttaatcctttgtcttgtacacaaactcaTAGGAAAATAAAATCTTACATgtaaattgcaattttctcaaaaagtgcgtaTCTTGAGCATGTAACAGTGTTTTTGCGCTTTCTATCCCAGCAACGCatataaatgtttgaaaacaacttttttgtgaaagGTCAATATACCAAGGCAATTTTTAGTTTAAACTAAATTCATATTACACCTTCCTCATTGgtaaattgaaacaagaaaTGCGCATGCTGATTCATGCATTTAGTTTGATATAGTAGTTGTATACCTGTAGTTTGACGTGCTCAAAAAATGCGTGTTTGTATCAAAGTTATTTTAACACTCCCAATCTTTCCAAGTACATGTACGCAGTTAAATACTCAACTTTTATTAGTGAATTAAGTTGAACATTCTTTTTGCagttagttgttgtttttttcttaggtaggcctatacattgTAGCTACGATGGGGGTAGGGGGTATCGTGCAGTGATACATTGTATACTTTCTTATAAGGAGTGCCATTATTCAAAGCAAACTCCAGAGCTACATGTAACCAGGCACACCGAAACCACTACAGCTTGACATACTTTTATGCCAAGTTTCTTTGAAGAAAGAATTCTCACTACTCTTCAGGCACTAGCAGACAGCAATGACAATCTCATCACTTTAATCAATCAGTTTGTGGACATAACACAGGTCAGAAACTTTCCATCATCACAGTTGCCCGGCCACTACACACCTCAGGAAGAAATGAACTTAAACGGGCAAGtccaaagtttgagatttaaatctttttcaagGGAGGACTAAGTCTgcttaaacaaattcaacaagcACTCTAGAAATCCAAACTCCCAACTGTGGTCTCATTACATTGTGATGGTGGAGATTGAGATCCAGGACTCGGAAAGACAGATAATTGATCACCAATCTGGGAGCTTTTTCCGCAATGCTGCCGTCCCCATCATCTACGACCACAGTAACTTTGATCGATAGGGATGTGTTCATCTGGCAGATATGAAACTCCTCATGAAGACAGAGATGCTGATGATATTTAGAAGCTTTCATAACAAACCGTAAGATTTGATGTATTCCGACTAAACCAAACCTTTGCGAAGACGATGACACAGACTCTGATATTGTGAGAGAGATACCACTGGTATCTTTGACAACAAAAAGACATTGCACCAGTTGATGTGGTAAAGTGATCTTCTAACAACTCCAGATCATGGAACGCAGTATATAATAACCATCTGGAAGCACCGTCTGCTTCAAGAAACTGATGGTTTTAGTGACGACCTGAAGGAAACATTACGCAAAAACTTTCTCTGATCTGTACAATGCAAATGTTTCAACCAACCGAATTATGTACGGTACAAAAGCCTATCAAAACGGACAGAAAGTTACTGCAACAATTGCTCAATGCTGCCACTGGAACCTACAACCTGGTCTTGATCGCAAGATTGGAGAGGGCTCCACCAAGGCATTGACACAGTCAAAGAGACTGGGAAAGAAAAAGCCAATTCGAAAGTTCATCGATAGACCGGGGTTCCTCTCCTACACGTCATGTATGGGCTATTGAACAAACCTAATCTCAAGTTCTTGTCAGACGTTTTTGTAGAAAGGGCAAGGGTCTACTGGAAAGATGAGGAATAGTACAGGCGGGGGTTCCTTTATGTCACTTTTGTGTGTTCAAAAGCGTCAGAAACTTGGAAAGAAATGCACATTAATTACCCACTACTTGCAGTAACTGAGAGACTTGCCAACCTGTAAGGCAGCTTACATGCTCTCACATGATGCGACACAGCCTCTCCTACGTGACCATTTGGAAAAGAAAGTCTCCGAAAAGCAAAGTTAATATGTGTCAAGGGAATCGGCCGTAATGGAGAACTTGTTTTCATTGAGCAGTTTGGTAACACTTGTGCACCTTGGTATAAAATTATCAACCTTGTCAGGCTCCAACTCTTTGGTAAATAAGGCGAAGAAGTGTCTGGAGATGTTACCGCCAACAAGAGATGCACTGAAACTTAACACAGTATAAACAAGGAATACATGGACGTCTCATCTCTCACACTGACACAGACACACATGAGCTTAAAAGAAAGAGTGGGGTTACCTGCAAAACTACCCCTACCTCAGATGCTTCATTTGAGGTAGTTTTATTATGGCGCAAATCTTGGAAAGATTGGGAGTGTTAAAATAACTTTGATACAAACATGCATTTTTTGAGCACATCAAACTGTACAACTACTATTATATATCAAACTAATTGCATGAATCAGCATACGCATTTCTTGTTTCAATTGACCAATGAGGAAGGTGTAATATGAATTTAGTTTAAACTAAAAACTGCCTTGGTATATTGACCTTtcatcaaaaagttgttttcaaacgTTTATATGCATTGCTGGGATAGAAAGTGCAAAAACACTGTAATAATATGCTCAAGATAcccactttttgagaaaattgcaatttaagatttaatttttCTATGAGTTTGTGTACAAGTCAAAGGATTAACTCATAATTTTACAGACTTGGCATGTCATTTTGATGATGAAACTATTTTTTATGAATAGATCTGCCGCCTGGTAAAATTTggcgaaaaaaataaaaatacatgaaattttgacatttttggcactttttgacctcaatatgaccttacacgaaggtggtatttgagaaatgtttttttctcgaAAGACTGCCTGGGTacattaacctttaaaaaacattgtttgaaacaTATAAATGCACCATTGGGTGCATAAAAAGCTGgtatactaaaaatgtacacttttcaagataatcacacttttacgttttgctttgctatacgtttgtgtacaaggtcaaagtttattcgTCAATTACATTCGTTTGGCATATCAACATTAACttacaaatacattttatgggTAGATCCATCACTTGGGTTCAAATTTTGTGACAAtttcaaaaatgcaaattttttgcctaatttgaaattttgacctaaaaatgagtcgttaagaccccacatgaaggtggtatttgaattattttttttctcaaaaactgcctgggtatatttacctttcaaaaaaagttgtttgaaaccaatatatgcaccaatttggatggggagtgcaaaaacaattggtgtactcaaaatgtacccttttcaagataatcacacttttacacttcgttttgctatacatttgtgcacaaggtCAAAGTGTATACGTTAATCACCtaggtttgtagtatcaacataaagttaaaaatacatatatggatagatctatcaaatgtgaacaaatttgacacaaattttgaaaatattgatttttgacctattttgacctttttaccccaaaatgaccttaaaattcaaaatcaagctgggcatccaccctaattgtcttcccgagcccatgatccatacatctagcatggatgccagccattaaccAACTATGCCGTCCAAAGTGTAATTTTACACTTTGGCTGGCCTACTAATACGATAAGTACATCTTGTATTCCATGTATTTGGGACTTCCTTTTACCCATGACATACACACCTGTAGTGGCTAAATGGCTTAGAGTCATCTGTTTTAGGGATAACCATCATGTACTTGTATGCAGGTGTGTAAAGGTACATGTTTATAAACGGTTTTTCATTCAGAGCATCAGTCACAATGCCATGATTAGATAAAGCCAAGTTTCATTCTTAACTATTTCAAAGAAATGTTTCAGAACCATATTGATCGTTTAAAAAGTGCTTTTTgtgtgacacaaaacacagtgtccacagatttacattaaacttccgCTGTTTCATGCTAATGATGATAGcaatataaaaattatttttgactcgagagacaaatttgtttttagcaTACAACTTATTTACACATCTCccgaaaacattgctctgtgattttcactttttcattcaaaactTTATGACTAattaagctgaaacttctacaggtaaattgtattacaaacatcttcattgcCAGCAACTTGACCtgcaaaaggtatcaaaccctttaaagaaaatgtaaaaGAAAGACCTATACGCAAAGCATTGTGCACTCAACAACAAACACTTGACAAATTGACTTGAGTGATAGttgaacctacatgtatgacctCAATAGCTATTTAACCAGTCTCCCTGTCAGTCAATATCTGTGTTTGGGGTTGCCAGCCAGAAGCTGTTCATCAAGCGTCACTCAGACGAGGATGTAACTTTCTGTTTCATTACATAACTCAGTTGGCAGAGAGCTGACATGCTTGTCTGAACGTCGCAGGTTTGTGCATCTGCTGCCAGCATAAACTCAGGTTTGATTCCTGGCTACACACcagttaatgtttttatagCTTCTGACATGTCTGACTGCCACTCcccaaaaaaaattgacaattaGGATGACTGAATACATTTATCAAGTTTTGATTGAGAGTGTTATACATGTaggaaggtttgcggtaacaccatgtaatgactattgaGAGTGTTGTTGTCTAATGAAAATAATGTATAACATGTATTTCAAACAACTTTGTCAAGTCTGTGTGTGATTAAGCAATTAAGGCTGCTTTGTCTCTCTTACCTGTAGCTTGAATAGAGAGATATAAAACTTGTGACAGCAATGTCCATCTAATGATGTATCTACTAACTGACTTGACAGCACTCCAGAACAACAGCCCAAGACCTGCACATACAAAACATCAACATCTCTTAATAGTCACTTACGTTATCAAGAATAATGTAAGTTTGTTCAGGCAATGCCTAAATCTGCAGACTAGGGATGTTTCTAAAACATTTCTACTCAACCAAATGTTAAAACAGatctctcttaatatttatgcatgaggtacgtcacaatgctaagcCAAAAAAAGCTATAGGAGCAGCCATTACAGTGGTGGCGGATGTGCGCCtgtagcctcattttgggtaagacttatgacgtcatgcatgaatattaaaggcagtggacactattggtaactactcaaagtaattattagcaaaaaacattacttggtaacaagtaattgggagaggttggtagtataatactattgggtgcgttcgtttagctcccctgggtcgaccccggtgtgtggcgttttttttccaggacgaaggtgggtaattatctgcacacgtttttCTTGgggaaaaacccgccacacgacggggtcgacccaggaaagctacattgtaaacgaacacacccattatgagaaacggctccctctgaagtggagtggtttttgagaatgaagtaattttccacgaatttaattttgaaaactcagatttagaatttgaggtcttgaaatcaagcatctgaaagcacacaacttcgtgtgacaggggtgttttttctttcaatattatctcgcaacttccgactgatcgattgagctcaaattttcacaggtttgttattttatgcatctgttgagatacaccaagtgagaaccctgtctttgacaattaccaagagtgtccaagCTGTCTTTAAGAGAGGCATATTAGTTTGTCTGCTGCTTTTTTGGTTGAGGGCACATTTGATACAATTCTTTTGGCTTGACACCACAGCGTTAATCACAGAGCATATCAAGTCCAAGTCAAAGTATATTTCATCTCATCATAATTACTAAACAAAGAGCCTGGAGTCATTCAAACATGTGCAAATATGGAGTAAGTCATGTGACCCCTTATTCATCATTGTATTTACAACACCATGGTACTAACCATCAATCACTAATACATACATGATAAAGCTGCACCAAATAGACGGATGGGCAATATAGCATCTGGACCACAGTTTGAGGCAAATATGGCATCAAATAATGGCACAGGAAACATGATGgcctgcaaaaaaaacacacaaatcaaACACTTATAAATGCACTAAAAGACTGCGTGTGCGACCAAAGTCACGTGATTGACCTGAGATGGGTATTAAAGATCAACAAGCATGACATACTGAGTATCAACAAGCCTTACAAAGACACGATTATTGTTGCATTTGATTGTTCAATCAAGGCATTTCTTGAAATTACTGAAGAATATTCTGGAGTTTGTACCAAAGACCGGTGGCTGTACATGCCAGTAATGGGTAACCACAGTTCCACCAACAAGGAAAGCCTATACAAAATATTCACCTGATGTCATGTGTTTAGTGCACAGAAAGTGTTGTTTTaaattgccctcattgtaacaATTTTGCTGCcaattttttcaacaaaaatctgctaaagaagctgcaaattcctTTATTTTCACCATCAAATTATTTGATTTAATAGAAGGGATAGCTGTATCAGCTAGAGTTGGACAACTTCACAGTCTCCATTGGCATAGCATAGCATTATTTCCATCACCACTAGTCCTATTTGTGTGGATAAAACAAAGCGTTGTGACATTTTGTTCcagttattttaaataaaaaattgcatcCCCATGAGACATCCAGGGAAATATAACACGCCATGTATGTTGCTGGTTAAATCTGTCATGATGTCATTGAGCAAACTTACAATATGGGGCATTAACCTACTTAACCTActtatttattattcatttattaaAAGCATTCAAACATTGCAGACAAAGCTGAATGCACTTTAAAATATGGAGCAttagaataaactaaaaaaagttaaacacaAATAGAAGCAAATAAACAATTGCACTAAGAGCAGTAAGCGAGAGGCAAGTAAAAAAGTAGTGAGCAATTGCACCAAAAACATGGCTTTAAACCACAATATTACTGCCTATTCAAAAGGGTAGTCAGACTAATTA
The sequence above is a segment of the Asterias amurensis chromosome 12, ASM3211899v1 genome. Coding sequences within it:
- the LOC139944889 gene encoding tumor protein p53-inducible protein 11-like isoform X4; this translates as MDTLHEPQHFKPARKQSSGDLQSRLKTRKLLGVGECEDGSVPVSKISQILGNDDHYLLTLPNGLRLWQVATALVFSAVALLAIMFPVPLFDAIFASNCGPDAILPIRLFGAALSCLGLLFWSAVKSVSRYIIRWTLLSQVLYLSIQATVMMCTLCGSLSFNFPSVLVLLVVVMAITISLYFYAILSGFSAKWLWKPKMIIYDMPVDKND
- the LOC139944889 gene encoding tumor protein p53-inducible protein 11-like isoform X2; the encoded protein is MRVRHTLMHLTSLDIMAGTYCNVMVKDDSHSAAQQYSKEMINVSYEIKETGMCMKQSSGDLQSRLKTRKLLGVGECEDGSVPVSKISQILGNDDHYLLTLPNGLRLWQVATALVFSAVALLAIMFPVPLFDAIFASNCGPDAILPIRLFGAALSCLGLLFWSAVKSVSRYIIRWTLLSQVLYLSIQATVMMCTLCGSLSFNFPSVLVLLVVVMAITISLYFYAILSGFSAKWLWKPKMIIYDMPVDKND
- the LOC139944889 gene encoding tumor protein p53-inducible protein 11-like isoform X3, translated to MSATSSEDVTCTFKDDAWRKQSSGDLQSRLKTRKLLGVGECEDGSVPVSKISQILGNDDHYLLTLPNGLRLWQVATALVFSAVALLAIMFPVPLFDAIFASNCGPDAILPIRLFGAALSCLGLLFWSAVKSVSRYIIRWTLLSQVLYLSIQATVMMCTLCGSLSFNFPSVLVLLVVVMAITISLYFYAILSGFSAKWLWKPKMIIYDMPVDKND